The genome window TGTTAATTCAATTGTTAAAACACTTGCTAATAAGATGTTGGAATGAAATTTTATGGAAGGTAGATGAGGAATCTGTATCAAAAAGCAGTAAAGGATTCTGTAGTTTTAAATGGTAAAATTAATTAAATTTGGAACGAATATTTATTTCGTTCGTTCTTATAGTAATTCTAGAAAGTAAGGAGGGGGTAAACAATGCTCAGTAAAAAAGGTATATTATCAACATTATTTTCAGTAGTAGGGCTTATTTGTGTAGCATGTTTTTATTACTTTCAACTTAAAACTGCTTGGCTATTCTTCGTTGGAGCTATTATGTTCGTCATGAGTTTTAAAAAAAGGGAAAAAGGATTTTGGGAGTATACTCCTATGATCTGTTTTTGAGATTTAATCATTGCGTTTCATTGTCAATCGTACTACTTGTGTTTATGGGCGAAACTTGAACGACTCCCACTTATAGGAGTGGGAGTCTTCTGTCGGAAAGTAATTCATTGTGAACATGGGAGTAATATGAAATAATTCCTGACAAATTGATTGGAGGAGTAAAAATGCAAGGCTTTAAACGCTACTGCTCGTTTGTAATTCTTATCTTGTTGTTAACAGGGTGTGCGGGTGTGGAAAAAGATAAAACGTCCTCAAATGCGAAGATAACTATTGAGCCATATAACATGAGTGAAAAAGAAAGTCTGCTTATTAGCAAATCAGGGGTAGGAAATATTGAATTTTTTAAACTAAATGGCACTTTAACCGAAGAGGATGATTTGCAAATCTCAGTGGAAGTATTTGAAAAAGGTAAGTTTAAAGAAGAATTGCTAAAGACCTGGGATGACCCCGAAAAAAATTATAAAGATATCCTCATTTCATTTGGAATAAGTGACTTTAATGATGAAGTTCGTCCCTTAAAATTGATATCTGGCATACCTTCTGGGCTTGCTACGACGAATTATTCAAATAACATGACGTCTTCTTCTTTCAGTAATTTAGTAGGCGAAAAGGTTACTTTAAAGAAAAACAAACCTGTTTATTTAGCGGCATGGCTAGGCACTACAAAAAACGAGCTGCGTTCTGTAGGAAGCGAAAATGGCGAATTACCTGCTGGCATTGAAGAAGCTGAGCTCTCATTTTTATACAGAGTATTATGGACTGATAAAGAAAAGAATTAACATTAGCAGTGTAATCGGAATAAGGAGATACGGGACCTGGTATTATATATTGGGTTATTCGATTAACGGGTACTTTAGTGAAATAAGGAGTACAAAAATAATCAAACTTTATTAAAAATCTAATACTAAATAAAAAAGGTTAAAATCAATTTTGAATAATATTTTTCGGAATGGAGTTTGTTTAAGTTGCTATTAAAAAAATCTGATTTCAAATCAAGCATTACTCAATAATAGAAAGGCTTAGGAGTTGTTCCTAAGCTTTTTTTGAGGTTTTAAATGAAAGAAAAGTTATGAAAATAGCATTGGTTTTATGTATTTAAAAAGATTCCTTTGTTGGCGTTCGCCACACCAAGTGCTGGTAAGCCTGCACGTAGAGCAACAGGTAACAAAACCGCCCCTAAAAGTGCCACAGCTGGTGATGGCCAAAAGAACCACGAAATAAACATCATTAACAGACCAATCGTCCAATAAGCGAGCGCAGGTGTTTTAATGATTTTCGTAAAAGGAGCAATCATGACCTCATTAATACCAGAAGTCATCATCACCCGACTCATGGCGACGATAATAGAAATAATAAGAATGATCGACAACAGCTCTGTAATGGCATAAATAAAACTGTTAAAAACACCACTAATGGATGCAGTTAAATCACCTGTAGCAACGATTGCTAGCATGAAGATGCCTAGTACACAAATGAGGGTGGTATCGCGACGTTTAACCATAAATCCAATGATAAGGACAATAAAAACAACGTAAATCCAATGGAGAGCTGTGAATTCAATCCCCATACGTTTCCCCCTCAAAATTCGATCTGATTCTATAGAATATGAAGGGGAAAAAAGTTGGTGATGGTTTTTTTTGTGGGCATTTGCTACTCCGAAATAAGTGAACAGCTTCTTTAAGAAAACTGTATTTTCTTGTGAAAAAAATACGATTGTGAAGGATTACACGTACACTAAAGGAGTCGTTTAGTGTAATATGTACGGTAGTAAATAATAGCCGTTATATGGAAATTATTTTTATGATTGATAAATTGAAAGGTGAGAGAGTCATTCTGTAGCTTTGAAATAAAGTTTGATAAAAAACACCTCTTAAACCTGTATTTTTCTGTAAATAAGAATAATCCATTTTGAAAAAAGATTACTCAAAATGGATTGGATTATTCTTTAGCAGTTTTAAGTTAGATTTTATAAAAAAGTTTAATCATTTTCTACCTTCAATCTTCCAAAATCGTGCCCTATGGTTGAACAAATATATATGTTCTCTCAAAGAGATCAGTTATATAGAAAAATTCTAGGTCATGGTTAAGTTTTTTACACATTTAAGTTGTTTACTTCACTTGAAGGTTAGTTAAGGATTTATGCTCCACTATTCCTTTTCTTAAATCATTTGTGACTGACCTATGAACCTTCACCAAAGTCTAGAGTACTTCCTGTTTCTACTAAAGTCTTTGTATTACTTAAAATCATCCACCAGGCCTTGTCGCTGTTCTCATAAGTGGAATCTCCTTCTTTCCACTGGTCTTGTATGACTGTCAATTTCGTGCATGAGCCAATAGGTTCTAAAAGATAAGAAATTCTTGACTCGAATGCATGATCATCTTCAATATAAGACTTTCCAGGATAGTGAGTAAATCGAAGTACCTTATTTGGTTCATATTCCAATACGTTTCCGTATACATGCACCGTTTTATCTCCATCTACTCCAGGACCGACATACTCCAAAAGATCGCCCAGTTGAAATGTAGATTTTATGACGGACCCATAATAAATTTGTTTTGTACTCTCAGAAGAGATAAGTGCCTTCCAAACTTCCTCTGGTGTACCTGCAATATAAAATTGATACTTCAAATCCTTCATGATTTTTATGCCTCCTAAAAATTTAATTTGGAACATGTACATTATAAAAAAACTTCACTGACAAGTACGGTCAGTGAAGTGAAGTATTTTGATAATGATTGAATAACTCAAAGCTGATTGTTGCCAATTTTTCTTGTAATAAAGTTGGTTCCAAAATGGTAATAGATTTACCGTAGGGGAGAAGAAAGTAAGGTACAAAGCTATGAATAGACTCTTTATCAACCTTAAAAAGAGCTTGATTGTCTTTTCGTTCTATTAAAGCATGACTAAATAACCAATGCTGACATAAATCATCTAGCGCATGTGTATTGCCTTTGATACGGACAGAAATGAGTTTTTCAAGTTGGTTTGAATCAGGTAAAAGGTCTTTTAGTAAGAAAGAACGTGCTGAAAATCCCAAGGGTCGGTCGAATTTTTTATCTGTTTTGGATAATGATTGAATACGATCGATTCGAAAACTTCGAATTTCTTCACGCAGATGGCAATAAGCAACTGTGTACCACTTACCTTTCCAATAAACAAGACCATAAGGATCAATACGGCGTGATTGCGGTTCAATTTCTCTATCTTTATGATAAATAATAAATAAACTATAGCTTTCGGCAACAGCAATTTCTAAATCTTGAAGAATAGATTTTAAGGACGATTCAATAGTAGGATGGATGACTTCAAACCCTCTTAAATGGCGATTGATATGATTTAATTGTTCCTCGTTTGTATACATTTTTAATTTAGAAATTGCTTCATCTAACGCTTCACTAAAGGGATACCCTGCATCTATTGCAAATTTTGCAGCATGAACAAGCGCTTTCTGCTCATCCATATTAAAAAACAAAGGTGCCTTTGTAAACTCATTCAATAAACTGTACCCACCATTATGTCCTGCATCTGAAATGATTGGTACTCCACTTGCACACAAAGCATCAATATAGCGGTACACCGTACGGATACTGATTTCTAATTCCTCTGCTAGCTCCTTAGCAGTCAATTGTTTCCTCGTTTTGAGGAGCCATAATATAGAAAGCATATTAACCATTTTAGACATATATAGTCATTCCCTTCTCTAAATTCAAATAAGCGCCAAAATACTAAACTTATTGAAAAATTTAATTATAAATGTAAACATATGTTTACCATTTTATTAATCACCTTACAGAGCTTACTCTGAAGAACATTCTACTTTATTATAAAAAATCCCGCTTCTCTATTAATCATATTCTAATTACACAATCTGGTCCGAATACGGAATAACTCTATTGTCACTCGATAATTCCCTAATCCACCTTATAATTCAGACGTACTTTTCCTTTCACTATAAACCATTTTTTTAGATAACTATATTCAAAAGGGATAAAGCGTCATAACTTTTTTTCAAACATCGCGACTGTATTTTAAATCCACACATGCTTAGAGAATGAAAAGGGAAATTGGATATGTGTACATACAAATGCATCTCAATCTATTGTTTGCCAATGTCAATCGTAGGGTCCAAATTCAGAGAAAGAGTCACAAGATTTTTGTAAAACAAGTTATTTTAGATGCTACAAAGAATCCAAGAAGCCGATTTGTTTTTACCCTAATTGAAAAAATGTTAATCGTTGCAGGGTTAGTTAAAGAAGTTTCTTATTATTTAAGAAATAACAGGAGAATCATATTTCGTTGTAGAAATAATTAAAGAGTAGCAAAATATAGGAGGACAATATGAGCAAATTTGGATTGTTTGGCAAGTTTATAGTAAAAGATGGCGAACGTGATACGCTAGTACATATTTTATTGGAAGCGGCAGAATCAATGAAGAATCTTGATGAATGCGAGATATATCTCGTAAGTGTTTCTGAATACGAATCAAATTCTGTATATGTTTATGAAGTGTGGAGTAATGAAAAAGCCCATAAAGCATCTTTATCTCTAGAGGTTACACAAACATTAATAAAGCGTGCAAAACCAATCATTACTGGAATGGAGAGAATGAGCACCATGAATATAATGGGCGGGAAGGGCGTTTCACCGAATTCTTATTAAACGAAAGAGGACTTTAGTTGAATAAAAATAAGACCACTCCGTGTGGTCTTATCCCTGCAGTCATCTGTTGTCGATATTTAATCGTTGCCAGATGGCTGAGTCGTTTTTGAAAACATTGATAGTTGTAAAAATATATATAATCTTCAATAACTAATAGAAAGATTGAAAGGCTTAGGAGTTATTCCTAAGCCTTTTTGGAGGTTTTCGATGAAAGAAATGTTATGAAAATAGCTTTGATTATTTATGTATTCAAAAAGATTCTTTTGTTGGTGTTCGGTACTCCAAGACTTGGGAGGCCCGCACGAATCGTGACAGGTAAGAGAACAGCCCCTAATAGTGCAACAGTCGGGGATGGCCAGAAAAACCACGAAATAAACATCATAAACAGACCAATCGTCCAATAAGCGAGTGCAGGTGTTTTAATGATTTTCGTAAAAGGAGCAATCATGACCTCATTAATACCAGAAGTCATCATCACCCGACTCATGGCGACGATAATAGAAATAATAAGAATGATCGACAACAGCTCTGTAATGGCATAAATAAAACTGTTAAAAACACCACTAATGGATGCAGTTAAATCACCTGTAGCAACGATTGCTAGCATGAAGATGCCTAGTACACAAATGAGGGTGGTATCGCGACGTTTAACCATAAATCCAATGATAAGGACAATAAAAACAACGTAAATCCAATGGAGAGCTGTGAATTCAATCCCCATACGTTTCCCCCTCAAAATTCGATCTGATTCTATAGAATATGAAGGGGAAAAAAGTTGGTGATGATTTAGAAAAATTTCGACCTAGTCAGAATGACGGATAGAGGAGTCAAAGCGGCGGAAAGAAGAGACAAGGTGACGGATAGAATCGTCAAAGCGACGGATAGATAAGCCAAAGTCGTGGATAGCCCCGCCATAGCGACGAATTATGAAACAATATATGTGGATTGTACTTTCTGCTACAGCAAGCTGGATTTTTCTAATGAATATAGATTACGATGCAATGGACTCACTATAATAGTAGGAGCTGATAATTGAAAAAGTATAAATAAAATAATAGAGGTGTAATATGAAAATCGTTATTTCCAGGAAAAATACTTATCGATAAAGGCGGAAGCAGACCACTTGGTACAGACAGATTAAACTACTAGTTATACAGGTGGTTCTAATTTTAATTGACAATGATAATCATTATCGATATTGTGGAAGTAGACTAGAATCCACATGGCCACTTATTCGCATTCCAGCGGTTATTTGATTAATTTATGCCAGCATGAAGAAGGTGCCTAATACACAAATGAGTGTGGTGTCGCGACGTTTAACCATATCCAATGCATTTTATACATATTTATTGTGAAATGTCCCGAATTCATCCTTATAAGTTGTTATAATGGTTATTTTTAGAAATTTATGTTTTATAAATCCGATATTCTTTTGATAAATTATTTTATGTAATGAAGTAGAGGTGAACTATAGGTGAAGCAAGTGTTGGTAATTAAGAATGAACGGTCTTTAGCGAAGAAAATCGGAAGCGGTCTAAAGCAAGAAGGCTATTTCATTTTAACACTTCACAATGAAAACAAAGGTTTAAATATAGTATATGAGCAAGATTGGGATATTATCATATTGGATTGGGATTCGTTAAGTATGTCTGGACCGGAAATTTGTAGACAAATACGGGCTGTTAAAACGACCCCAATAATCATTGTGACCGACAATGTGTCCAGCAAGGATTGCATAGCAGGATTACAAGCAGGAGCAGATGATTATATAAGAAAACCATTTGTGAAAGAAGAATTAGTAGCAAGGATAGAAGTTATTTTAAGAAGAGGGGACTGTATCCAGCCAATCGAGACTGATTACTTTCGGTTTAAAGATCTCTTCGTGGATGCATCCAGCAATATTGTGACAAAAGGTGGCGAAAATCTCCCGCTTACTAAGCGCGAGTATGACTTACTTGTATTTTTGATCAAGAATAAAAATACAATATTGAGCCGTGAAATGCTTTTGAATCAGGTTTGGGGATATGACGTAGCAGTCAATCCAAATGTAGTGGATTTATATATTGGGTATTTAAGAAAAAAGCTAAAGTGCGAGAAGAAAGACAGATATATTCAAACAATCCATGGCAGGGGCTATTCAATGTGAATAGTAAAAATAAGATAATAGGTCAAGTACAGTTTGTCACAGTATTTGAACATAATCGAAAAAAAACGAGTAAAAACGGTTTCAACCAAGTTTTGCTCGTTTTTTTGTTCTATTAAATCTGATAACCAAACAGTTTCTGGAAGATATTGAAGAGACGGAAACTATAAAAAGAATACTTCACGTATTACTTTTTTGTAGCCAATCTATGCTTGAAAGCAACTTTCTTTATAAAGTTATATCTTTCACAAGATTTTCACAGAATTAAAAACTATACTAATTCACAGAACAACCAAATGAAAATGATTATCAATAGCAATTGAAATGGTTAGCAATTATTATCCAATTCAATCTCTAGACTTCATCGTTTTCAAAATAAATTACATAAGGAGTATATGTATGAAGAAATCTATGTTTTTAAAATTAGTTGGAATTATGGCAGTTTTAACTTTAATGTTAGCAGCTTGCTCAAGTAATAAAACTAATGAAGAGTCAAAGTCTAATAAAGATAATGGAAGTGAAGAGGTTGCTAAGTCTACGACAGTTGAAATCACTGATGCCCATGGAACTGTTACTGTTCCTGTAAATCCAAAGAATGTAGTTGCTTTGGATAATAGAACTTTTGAAACTTTAGCTGATTGGAAAATTGATTTAGTAGCTGTTCCAAAGGATGTAATGCCTGCGGATTCACCATATGTAAAGGACGATTCAGTCAAAAATATTGGAAATCACCGCGAACCAAATCTTGAAATTATTGCAGCTGCAGACCCTGAACTTGTAATCGTCGGTCAAAGATTTGCTGGCTATTACGAAGAAATCAAAAAATTAGTGCCAAATGCAGTTGTTATTGATCTTAATGTAGATATTTCCGAGGAAGCTGCTACGCCTGGGGAAAACTTAGTAAATGGACTTAAAAATTCTACAATTGCTTTAGGAAAAATTTTCGATAAAAATGAAGAAGCTAAACAAGTGGTAGCTGATTTTGATAAAGTTATCGAAAATGCTAAATCTGCTTATAATGGAACAGATAAAGTGATGAGTGTTATCGTTGGTGGTGGGGATATTGGTTTCTCAGCTCCGCATTCTGGACGTGTTTGGGGACCGATGTATGAAATTTTCGGTTGGGCTCCAGCATTAGAAGTTGCCGATTCTACTTCAGATCATAAAGGTGATGAAGTTTCTGTTGAAGCTATTGCAGAAAGTAATCCTGATTGGCTTTTCGTATTAGATCGTGATGCTGCAATATCTGGTGAAGAAGATTCAGTTCCTGCTCAGGATGTTATTGCTAACGCACCTGCTCTTCAAAAAACAACTGCTGTTT of Lysinibacillus agricola contains these proteins:
- a CDS encoding SRPBCC domain-containing protein yields the protein MKDLKYQFYIAGTPEEVWKALISSESTKQIYYGSVIKSTFQLGDLLEYVGPGVDGDKTVHVYGNVLEYEPNKVLRFTHYPGKSYIEDDHAFESRISYLLEPIGSCTKLTVIQDQWKEGDSTYENSDKAWWMILSNTKTLVETGSTLDFGEGS
- a CDS encoding helix-turn-helix transcriptional regulator, producing MSKMVNMLSILWLLKTRKQLTAKELAEELEISIRTVYRYIDALCASGVPIISDAGHNGGYSLLNEFTKAPLFFNMDEQKALVHAAKFAIDAGYPFSEALDEAISKLKMYTNEEQLNHINRHLRGFEVIHPTIESSLKSILQDLEIAVAESYSLFIIYHKDREIEPQSRRIDPYGLVYWKGKWYTVAYCHLREEIRSFRIDRIQSLSKTDKKFDRPLGFSARSFLLKDLLPDSNQLEKLISVRIKGNTHALDDLCQHWLFSHALIERKDNQALFKVDKESIHSFVPYFLLPYGKSITILEPTLLQEKLATISFELFNHYQNTSLH
- a CDS encoding putative quinol monooxygenase, which produces MSKFGLFGKFIVKDGERDTLVHILLEAAESMKNLDECEIYLVSVSEYESNSVYVYEVWSNEKAHKASLSLEVTQTLIKRAKPIITGMERMSTMNIMGGKGVSPNSY
- a CDS encoding IS3 family transposase, with the translated sequence MFLLVIEDYIYFYNYQCFQKRLSHLATIKYRQQMTAGIRPHGVVLFLFN
- a CDS encoding response regulator transcription factor, which gives rise to MKQVLVIKNERSLAKKIGSGLKQEGYFILTLHNENKGLNIVYEQDWDIIILDWDSLSMSGPEICRQIRAVKTTPIIIVTDNVSSKDCIAGLQAGADDYIRKPFVKEELVARIEVILRRGDCIQPIETDYFRFKDLFVDASSNIVTKGGENLPLTKREYDLLVFLIKNKNTILSREMLLNQVWGYDVAVNPNVVDLYIGYLRKKLKCEKKDRYIQTIHGRGYSM
- a CDS encoding siderophore ABC transporter substrate-binding protein, which produces MKKSMFLKLVGIMAVLTLMLAACSSNKTNEESKSNKDNGSEEVAKSTTVEITDAHGTVTVPVNPKNVVALDNRTFETLADWKIDLVAVPKDVMPADSPYVKDDSVKNIGNHREPNLEIIAAADPELVIVGQRFAGYYEEIKKLVPNAVVIDLNVDISEEAATPGENLVNGLKNSTIALGKIFDKNEEAKQVVADFDKVIENAKSAYNGTDKVMSVIVGGGDIGFSAPHSGRVWGPMYEIFGWAPALEVADSTSDHKGDEVSVEAIAESNPDWLFVLDRDAAISGEEDSVPAQDVIANAPALQKTTAVSKKHIVYAPADTYTNESIQTYIELFENLANTLAKAK